The genomic window ATATAATCTACTGCATCAATATTAAACGCTTCGGCTGCATATTCTTTATAAGCCGTACAGAAAATCACCAATTTGTCTTGCAATTTTTCAGCCAGATGCAATCCGTCAATTCCTGGCATTTCGATATCCGAAATCAGCAGATCAAAATCTAAATCGGGAATATCAGACAAAAGTTTTTCAGGATTATTAAATGTTTTCACGATTTCCAATTCTGGAATTTGCTCGCAAAGCATTTTAAGGTAAGTCAATCCCGGAATTTCATCGTCCAGAAGCAAGCATTTCAGTTTTGTATTCAAGTAAATCTATTTTTAGATGAGCAATATAAACGTCATTTTCTATAAACTTGTCAAGTTTGAAATTATTCTTGTAAATAATTCGCAGTCGATGTTCTAAAGTAGCGTGGCCAAAACCGCTTCGTTCTTTTTTTAATACTTTTTTATCAGAGATTTTATTGGAAACCGTCATAAAAAAAGCATTGTTTTTAAATTCAAAAACTACCGAAATAAAAGCATCTGCACTTTGTAAGTCAGCATGTTTAAAAGCATTTTCAATTAAATCAATCGAAATTAAAGGCGCCAGCAAAGGCTGATCGTACAATTTGTCTTCCTGATGAATGTTGGTTTTGACTTTAAGTTCAAAAAGCGGACTGATTTTAATTTTATTGATTTCGATTAAATTCATCGCAAAATCAATTTCTTCTTTGGCCGTTACAAATTTCTTTTTGCTTTCGTACAAAATATAATCTAAAACATTTGCCAGCTTATCTAGAGCAAAATACGTCTGATACGCATGCGACTGAATCGAATTTAGAATATTCTTAAACAAATGTGGATTCAGTTTTGATTCTAAATTTTCCAATTGCAAATCATTGACTTTAGATTCTAAGGCATAAAAACTTTTTTCTGCATCTTCTTTTGCTTTTTTGGTTTGCATTAATTGATACACCATAAAACAAATGATGACAACTAAAAGCAATAGAATTGCCAGAAAAATAAAAGTGGTTGTATTGTTTTGCTGCATTTGTGTGTTTTTATATTTAAGTCAAATTCAAGAATAAAATTACTGAATCTGCTTCAATCTGTTGAATCTGCGTGAAGCTTTTTCACTAAGAAAACAACTCAATCTAAATTTTCCTAAAATCTAAATTGTTTGCAAATATGAGAAAACCTAACGGTTTACAAATAAAACAAGGCAAATTATAGCCAAAACAGCACTATCAAATTTGTGTTAACGTTAAGTAAAATAGAACGGAATATTTATGATTTCGAGCACTTTTCACTACATTTGCATCCATTTTTAAAGATTTTATGAAAAACAC from Flavobacterium sp. KACC 22763 includes these protein-coding regions:
- a CDS encoding sensor histidine kinase, with protein sequence MQQNNTTTFIFLAILLLLVVIICFMVYQLMQTKKAKEDAEKSFYALESKVNDLQLENLESKLNPHLFKNILNSIQSHAYQTYFALDKLANVLDYILYESKKKFVTAKEEIDFAMNLIEINKIKISPLFELKVKTNIHQEDKLYDQPLLAPLISIDLIENAFKHADLQSADAFISVVFEFKNNAFFMTVSNKISDKKVLKKERSGFGHATLEHRLRIIYKNNFKLDKFIENDVYIAHLKIDLLEYKTEMLASGR